One segment of Deferribacterota bacterium DNA contains the following:
- a CDS encoding enoyl-CoA hydratase-related protein produces MSSESIILEKDGPICNLIMNRPSVMNAIDASMVECFKSVLEKIENDKTIKVIILSGAGGNFSSGADLNLLANADYAPETLNMLRGLRKVMLQLHNLDQPIVTKVRGVAYGFGANLALAGDFVVSSNNARFSEVFVNINAMIDGGGSYYLPRLVGLAKAKELALLGEEFSGKEAKEIGLIYKSVDENELDAAVLEVAKKLSKKEPAALSLIKEALDNSLHMSFSEALEWEFSHQAIMIQSKEHKTLLKKLLKR; encoded by the coding sequence ATGTCAAGTGAAAGTATTATATTAGAAAAAGATGGTCCAATTTGTAATTTAATTATGAATCGCCCAAGTGTTATGAACGCTATTGATGCTAGTATGGTTGAATGCTTTAAGTCGGTTTTAGAAAAAATTGAAAATGATAAAACGATTAAGGTTATTATATTATCAGGTGCAGGAGGCAACTTCTCATCTGGCGCAGATTTAAACCTACTTGCAAATGCTGATTATGCCCCTGAGACATTAAATATGTTAAGGGGTTTGAGGAAAGTTATGCTGCAACTTCACAATTTAGATCAACCAATAGTTACAAAGGTTAGAGGTGTTGCTTATGGTTTCGGTGCTAATTTAGCACTAGCAGGTGATTTTGTAGTATCTAGCAATAACGCACGTTTTTCTGAGGTTTTTGTAAATATTAATGCAATGATTGACGGAGGAGGCAGTTATTATCTTCCAAGACTTGTGGGCCTTGCAAAAGCAAAGGAGTTAGCATTGCTAGGAGAGGAGTTTTCTGGCAAAGAGGCAAAAGAAATTGGATTAATCTATAAATCTGTTGACGAAAATGAGCTTGACGCTGCTGTTTTAGAGGTAGCTAAAAAGTTATCAAAAAAAGAACCTGCCGCTCTATCCTTAATCAAAGAGGCCCTTGATAACAGTTTACATATGTCTTTTTCAGAGGCTTTAGAATGGGAATTTTCTCATCAGGCTATAATGATACAGTCAAAGGAGCATAAAACATTACTTAAGAAACTTTTGAAAAGGTGA
- a CDS encoding 2-hydroxyacyl-CoA dehydratase family protein yields MLEFPKRTDVCKQFKDSDGKIAAVLPIHYPRSLLRAFNILPVEVWGPPKIDRTAGSIHLQEYICSIAHSLLAFLQSKDMDIVDLVITPHACDSLQDLGGLLIDFIDTNKPVFPLYIPRGKRDIDLEFFEMELKTLYNRLVDLTGLKPPDNKLMECIFLEEEADKKLAELYKKRCFLNVNNKEFYRLVRLREYLPAEEFIDFTDKVIKECKSNNEIFCNAKIVISGLVPEPMEIFDIFDEMKVIVVADDFACSGRRVYKAGNSDNPFKRMAERIIYGPPDSTRGNLIEERIKHLKNLVDSGDSAKGVLFYIVKFCEPELFDLPEIRKSLNDAGISSLVVEVDINSPLSQQVVTRIEAFLEALM; encoded by the coding sequence ATGTTAGAATTTCCAAAAAGAACAGATGTATGTAAACAGTTTAAAGACAGTGATGGAAAGATCGCAGCAGTTCTTCCCATACACTACCCAAGAAGTTTATTACGGGCTTTTAATATATTGCCTGTTGAGGTATGGGGTCCACCAAAAATAGATAGAACTGCTGGGAGTATTCATTTACAAGAATATATTTGTTCAATTGCCCACAGTTTACTAGCCTTTTTACAATCAAAGGATATGGATATTGTTGATCTAGTTATAACCCCCCATGCATGTGACTCCTTGCAAGATTTAGGTGGTCTACTTATTGATTTTATAGATACCAACAAGCCTGTCTTCCCTCTTTATATACCAAGGGGAAAAAGGGATATTGATTTAGAGTTTTTTGAAATGGAGTTAAAAACCCTATATAATAGGTTGGTTGATTTAACAGGGTTAAAACCGCCAGACAACAAATTAATGGAATGCATATTCTTAGAAGAAGAGGCAGATAAAAAGCTAGCAGAGCTTTATAAGAAAAGGTGTTTTCTAAATGTAAATAATAAAGAGTTTTATAGATTAGTACGCCTTAGAGAATATTTGCCAGCTGAAGAATTTATAGATTTTACAGACAAAGTTATAAAAGAGTGTAAATCTAACAATGAGATATTTTGTAATGCAAAAATAGTTATTTCAGGTCTAGTGCCAGAACCTATGGAAATATTTGATATCTTTGATGAAATGAAAGTAATTGTTGTTGCCGATGATTTTGCTTGTAGCGGTAGAAGAGTTTATAAAGCTGGAAATAGTGATAACCCTTTTAAAAGAATGGCTGAAAGGATCATATATGGTCCTCCCGACTCAACGCGTGGCAATCTAATTGAGGAGAGGATTAAGCATTTAAAAAATTTAGTTGATAGTGGAGATAGTGCTAAAGGGGTTTTATTTTATATTGTTAAATTTTGTGAGCCCGAACTTTTTGACCTACCTGAAATTAGAAAATCCTTAAATGATGCAGGCATTTCTTCACTTGTAGTTGAAGTAGATATTAATAGCCCTCTTTCTCAACAGGTAGTTACAAGAATAGAGGCATTTTTAGAGGCTTTAATGTGA
- a CDS encoding 2-hydroxyacyl-CoA dehydratase family protein, translated as MNTNLIQYYWKVKLVGNTFLKYQRKRLEKRKAPSKWRTDILAPPLKIDAKTKELIARHYLEGQHVEGIKKVAWLTSGAPVEILKTLDYYVLYPENHAALCGARRKTVDISTEAEKCGYSRDLCSYARTDIGTTLSKKTPVGKLPKPDLLVACTNICQTVLSWYRVLSHYYKVPLVLIDTPFIYEKERDHDIEYVKKQLENLIIVAEKVSKKRFDYNKFAKVAMYSKDATDLWYEIMRCCANRPAPISVFDQFIHMAPIVEMRGLKTTVDFYSQMLNEVKDRISKGIGAVKNERKRLLWDNLPIWYRIRYLSEYFASKNISIVASTYTDAWGELASLIDYNRPLESMARTYINPILNHSPGYKLDKMMKMVDEFSIDGVLLHSDRSCKPYSVGQVDQRNIISKKCKVPSLLLEADHNDPRSYAELQVEARLSAFVEMLG; from the coding sequence GTGAATACAAATTTAATACAATATTATTGGAAAGTAAAATTAGTCGGTAATACTTTTTTAAAATACCAGCGTAAAAGATTAGAGAAAAGGAAGGCCCCATCAAAATGGCGTACTGATATCCTAGCCCCACCATTAAAGATTGATGCAAAGACTAAGGAATTAATTGCGAGACATTACTTAGAAGGTCAGCATGTAGAGGGTATTAAAAAAGTAGCATGGCTAACTAGTGGAGCACCTGTTGAAATACTAAAGACGCTAGATTATTACGTGTTATATCCAGAAAATCATGCAGCCTTATGTGGGGCACGAAGGAAGACAGTTGATATTTCAACGGAAGCAGAGAAATGTGGCTACTCTAGGGATTTATGTTCCTATGCAAGGACAGATATTGGAACAACCCTTTCTAAAAAAACACCCGTCGGAAAATTACCAAAACCAGATTTATTGGTGGCTTGTACAAATATTTGTCAAACAGTGTTATCTTGGTACCGTGTGCTTTCCCACTATTATAAAGTCCCCCTTGTGCTAATTGATACCCCCTTTATCTATGAAAAGGAAAGAGATCACGATATAGAATATGTTAAGAAACAATTAGAGAATTTAATCATAGTAGCTGAGAAGGTTTCAAAGAAGAGATTTGATTATAATAAATTTGCAAAGGTTGCAATGTATAGCAAGGATGCTACAGATTTGTGGTATGAGATAATGAGATGTTGTGCAAATAGACCAGCACCTATCTCAGTGTTTGATCAATTTATACATATGGCACCAATAGTTGAGATGCGTGGTTTAAAAACAACTGTTGATTTTTATAGTCAGATGTTGAATGAGGTTAAAGATAGGATCTCAAAAGGTATAGGGGCTGTTAAGAATGAAAGAAAGAGGCTTCTATGGGATAATTTGCCAATATGGTACAGAATTAGATACTTATCTGAGTATTTTGCTAGTAAAAATATTTCAATTGTTGCCTCAACATATACAGATGCCTGGGGTGAGTTAGCATCGCTAATAGATTATAACAGGCCTCTAGAGTCTATGGCAAGAACATATATCAATCCAATACTTAATCATAGCCCAGGCTATAAGCTAGATAAAATGATGAAGATGGTTGATGAATTTAGTATAGATGGAGTTCTTTTACATTCTGATCGCTCCTGCAAACCCTATTCAGTAGGACAGGTTGATCAAAGAAACATTATAAGCAAAAAGTGTAAAGTACCATCTTTGCTCTTAGAGGCTGACCATAATGACCCTCGTTCATATGCTGAGTTGCAAGTTGAGGCTCGTTTATCTGCATTTGTAGAGATGTTGGGGTAG